In Alphaproteobacteria bacterium, the DNA window TAACGTTTTTTTAAAAAACGTAAGGTATCAATTGTATAAAATATTTTATTTTTATATTCCAAATCTAAAATCTTTATTTTAGGATGATTAATCATTTTACGGGCCAATATTAATCTTTTTTGAAAACTGATCATGTGCTGATTTGATTTAAGTGGGTTTTGAGGATTGATAATCCACCATAATTGATGTAGCCCAAGCCTTTTTAAAGCTTGCAAACTAATTTGATAATGCCCTTCATGAGGGGGATTAAAAGAGCCACCTAATAAACCAATTTTCATTTTTTAATTATTCTTTGTTAGGAACGTATTTGACCTTGGCCATGGACTATGTACTTATATGTCGTTAATTGCTCTATACCCACAGGCCCTCTTGCATGCAATTTACCAGTTGATATACCAATTTCTGCACCCATACCAAATTCACCGCCATCAGCAAATTGCGTTGATGTATTATGCATGAGAATACCCGCGTCAATTTCTTTAAAAAATTTATCAGCTAAAGCTTGATTTTCAGTAATAATAGCTTCTGTATGTTTTGACCCATGTTTATTAATGTGCGCAATAGCCTCGTCAATATTATCTACTTGTTTTACTGAAAGAATAGCATCCAAATATTCTGTGTCCCAATCTTTTTCAGTTGCAGGCTTAACCCTGCTATCTAAAGCGCAGGTTAACGCATCACCTCGTATTTCACAATTAATCTTAAATAATTCCTGTAAAATTGGGGCAAGCATATTATGTGCTTGTTTATCAATAAGTAAAGTTTCCGTTGCCCCACATATACCAGGTCGTCTCATCTTCGCATTGATAACTATAGCCAACGCTTTTTTAGGATCAGCTTCTGAATTGACATAAGTATGACAAAGCCCATCTAAATGGGCAATGACAGGAATTTGGCTTTCTTGCTTTATACGTTCTATCAATGAACGTCCACCCCTTGGGATAATAATATCAACATATTTTGATAAAGATAATAAATGACCCACAGCATCACGGTCTGTTGTTTGGATCAATTGAATTGCATGAATAGGTAAATCAACCGTTTTTAATCCTTCTAAAAGACACTGATGAATAGCTTGTGATGAATGAAAACTTTCTGATCCACTTCGTAAAATAACTGCATTGCCAGACTTAAGACATAAGGCACCCGCATCTGCTGTGACATTGGGACGGGCTTCATAAATGATCCCAATAACGCCAAAAGGGACTGATATTTTTTGAATTTTTAACCCATTGGGTCTTTGCCACTGGGCAAGAGTTTTTCCAACAGGATCTTTTAAAGCCGCAATATCATTCAGCCCCTTGGCTATACTTTCAATACGTTTTTCATCCAGTTTTAACCTATCTAGGAATGCTGAAGAAACTTTTTTTTCTTGCGCAAGATCTAGATCTAAATTATTTGCCTTTAAAATAATTTCTTTATTTTTGATTAAAAATTTTATTGATTCAAGGATAGCTTGGGTTTTAATTTCAGCCGAAGTTTGACCAATAATTATAGATGCAGCTTTTGCCTGTTGACCCAAAATTTCTATGTCATGGTAAAGAGAAGAATTAACCATTATTTTTACCTTGATATAAAACCAGATTATCTCGGTGGATCATTTCATCTCGTCCTCGATAACCTAAAATTTTTTCTATTTCTTGTGTTTGACATCCAATAATTAGATTAGCATCTTTTGTTGAATATGCAACTAAACCACGACCTATTTCTTGGTGGTTTGGGTCAAGAAGAACAACAGCATCGCCCCGTTCAAATGAACCGATAATTTTTGTTATCCCAGCAGGGAGCAAGCTTTTACCTAATCGAAGGGCATTTATAGCACCCATATCCAACACTATTGATCCCATAGGTTTTAAACTGCCAGAAATCCATTTTTTACGCGCCGTTATAGGTTCGGATTGTGCTATAAATGTGGTACAAGAGCATCCTTGTTCAAGAGCAGCTAATGGATTATCAAGCCTGCCATTGGCAATAATCATATGGCATCCAGCTTGCGTTGCTATCTTTGCTGCCGCAAGCTTCGTAATCATCCCGCCAGAACTATATCCTGGTAGCGCTTCACCTGCCATAGCTTCTATAGAAGGTGTAATTTCTTGAACCTCTGATATTAATGTTGCATCTTTATAAAGTTTTGGATCCCTATCATACAAACCATCAATATCAGAAAGCAAAATAAGAATATTGGCACTAGTCATTGCCGCGACACGTGCCGCTAATCTATCATTATCCCCAAAACGTATTTCTGCCGTAGCAACCGCATCATTTTCATTAATAACAGGAATAACTTTCAATTTTAATAATGTCATCATTGTACTTCGAGCATTAAGATGATGTCGACGTTGTTCAGTATCAGATAAAGTTAATAATATTTGGGCAATAGGTATATTATAAGTTTCAAATATTTCCTGATAGGCATGGGACAGGCGAATTTGTCCCAATGAAGCCGCGGCTTGTTTTTCTTCAAGCTTTAAATTCATTTCCATAAGATTAAGATGCCGGCGTCCCAAAGCAATCGCACCGGAAGATACAATAATGACTTCTTTTCCGGCCCTATACCACCCAGCTATATGATAAGATAATTTTTCTAACCAAGCTCTTCTGATTTGATTTTGTTTTTCATCTATTAAAATAGCTGAACCAATTTTAATAACAATACGCTGCGCTTCTTTAATAAAAGAACAAGCATCCATTATATAGTATCCGATTTTATTTCTTCGGTTAAAATTTGAAACACTTTTCTTAACACAGGAAGCAAGGATTTATGACCTTGAATAGCTGATACAACAAAAGGTTCAATTTTAACTTTTTGGGTAAATTTTTTGACAATTTTCTTTAAATCTTGGGGTGTATGACAGTCACTTTTATTCAAAACAACAATTTCTTTTTTCTGCGTAAGTAAATCACTGTAAGAAGATAATTCATTACGTATATTGTAATAATTGTCTATAATATTTTCGTTCGTACTATCAATAAGATGAATTAAAACTTTACATCTTTCAATATGGCTTAAAAATTTATGTCCTAGCCCCATACCTTGATGTGCACCTTCTATTAATCCTGGTATATCTGCTAAAACAAATTCGTGATCATCAACATAAACAACACCTAATTGGGGTGTTAAGGTGGTAAAAGGATAATCAGCAATTTTGGGTTTTGCTCGGGAACAGGCAGCAAGAAAGGTTGATTTGCCAGCATTGGGCAATCCCACCAATCCCGCATCGGCAATTAATTTTAAACAAAGCCAAACCCATTTTTCTTCACCCGGCCACCCCGGTTCTGCATAACGTGGACTTTGATTAGTTGAACTTTTAAAATGCGCATTGCCACGTCCCCCATCCCCCCCTTTAGCTAATAAAAATTCCTGGTTTTCTTTAATCATATCAGCTAATAAAAATTGCTTTGTTTCATCAAAAATTTGGGTTCCTATGGGTACCGATAAAATAATATCGGGTGACGCAGGCCCACTTCGATTTTTGCCCATCCCATGATG includes these proteins:
- a CDS encoding glutamate-5-semialdehyde dehydrogenase gives rise to the protein MVNSSLYHDIEILGQQAKAASIIIGQTSAEIKTQAILESIKFLIKNKEIILKANNLDLDLAQEKKVSSAFLDRLKLDEKRIESIAKGLNDIAALKDPVGKTLAQWQRPNGLKIQKISVPFGVIGIIYEARPNVTADAGALCLKSGNAVILRSGSESFHSSQAIHQCLLEGLKTVDLPIHAIQLIQTTDRDAVGHLLSLSKYVDIIIPRGGRSLIERIKQESQIPVIAHLDGLCHTYVNSEADPKKALAIVINAKMRRPGICGATETLLIDKQAHNMLAPILQELFKINCEIRGDALTCALDSRVKPATEKDWDTEYLDAILSVKQVDNIDEAIAHINKHGSKHTEAIITENQALADKFFKEIDAGILMHNTSTQFADGGEFGMGAEIGISTGKLHARGPVGIEQLTTYKYIVHGQGQIRS
- the proB gene encoding glutamate 5-kinase, encoding MDACSFIKEAQRIVIKIGSAILIDEKQNQIRRAWLEKLSYHIAGWYRAGKEVIIVSSGAIALGRRHLNLMEMNLKLEEKQAAASLGQIRLSHAYQEIFETYNIPIAQILLTLSDTEQRRHHLNARSTMMTLLKLKVIPVINENDAVATAEIRFGDNDRLAARVAAMTSANILILLSDIDGLYDRDPKLYKDATLISEVQEITPSIEAMAGEALPGYSSGGMITKLAAAKIATQAGCHMIIANGRLDNPLAALEQGCSCTTFIAQSEPITARKKWISGSLKPMGSIVLDMGAINALRLGKSLLPAGITKIIGSFERGDAVVLLDPNHQEIGRGLVAYSTKDANLIIGCQTQEIEKILGYRGRDEMIHRDNLVLYQGKNNG
- the obgE gene encoding GTPase ObgE, producing MKFLDQVKIYIRSGDGGAGCVGFRREKFIEYGGPDGGDGGKGGSVIVKAIPNLNTLIDYRYQQHFKARRGHHGMGKNRSGPASPDIILSVPIGTQIFDETKQFLLADMIKENQEFLLAKGGDGGRGNAHFKSSTNQSPRYAEPGWPGEEKWVWLCLKLIADAGLVGLPNAGKSTFLAACSRAKPKIADYPFTTLTPQLGVVYVDDHEFVLADIPGLIEGAHQGMGLGHKFLSHIERCKVLIHLIDSTNENIIDNYYNIRNELSSYSDLLTQKKEIVVLNKSDCHTPQDLKKIVKKFTQKVKIEPFVVSAIQGHKSLLPVLRKVFQILTEEIKSDTI